A genomic window from Accipiter gentilis chromosome 1, bAccGen1.1, whole genome shotgun sequence includes:
- the FBLIM1 gene encoding filamin-binding LIM protein 1 isoform X1, whose amino-acid sequence MRPGNSSHRSGPSMASVMLPGKAEKRIASSVFITLVPPRREVVTKEKTQRELQPDGAEVPGTPHPQSPPPQRPTLPNGEIRPAAPVPSSPPVLVLTEAPQPLSAEALGPALQQLDLATPTTLQAPSALPAELRLPKFCREQAGKPQWQDANGYPERDSSRDICAFCHKVVGPREPTVEAMRKQYHADCFTCRTCHRLLAGQRYYQRDGRPTCDACYQATLEKCAKCRGLIAERIVRALGKGYHPGCFSCTACGRAIGTESFAVDERDEVYCVADFYRSVSMETGEHPPCWGGSAHPRHPTGLMPLLFAPTRKYAAVCSACEHPIVPCEDKDTYKIECLGRSFHESCYRCESCGKPLSPEPTENGCYPLDDHLLCKSCHVRRRNESSC is encoded by the exons ATGAGACCGGGCAACTCGTCACACAG GTCTGGCCCCTCTATGGCTTCAGTGATGCtgccagggaaagcagagaagaggaTCGCTTCATCAGTCTTCATCACCCTGGTGCCACCGCGGAGGGAGGTGGTCACCAAGGAGAAAACCCAAAGAGAGCTGCAGCCAGATGGTGCCGAGGTCCCAGGCACACCTCACCCCCAGAGCCCACCGCCGCAGCGCCCCACATTGCCCAACGGAG AAATCCGCCCAGCGGCCCCTGTGCCTTCATCCCCGCCGGTCCTCGTCCTCACCGAAGCGCCCCAGCCCTTGTCCGCAGAGGCGCTGGGTCCGGCGCTGCAGCAATTGGACCTTGCAACACCTACCACCCTCCAG GCTCCTTCTGCCCTCCCCGCTGAATTGAGGCTGCCCAAATTTTGCCGGGAGCAAGCGGGCAAGCCACAGTGGCAGGATGCAAATGGATACCCGGAGAGGGACAGCTCCAGAG aCATCTGTGCCTTCTGCCACAAAGTGGTGGGACCCCGGGAGCCAACGGTGGAGGCGATGCGGAAGCAGTACCACGCTGACTGTTTCACCTGCCGGACATGCCACCGGCTCCTGGCCGGCCAGCGCTACTACCAAAGAGACGGGCGGCCCACGTGCGATGCCTGCTACCAG GCCACGCTGGAGAAATGTGCCAAGTGCCGGGGGCTGATTGCGGAGCGCATTGTCCGTGCCCTGGGCAAGGGCTACCACcctggctgcttctcctgcacCGCCTGCGGCCGGGCCATCGGCACCGAGAGCTTCGCTGTGGACGAGCGGGACGAGGTGTACTGCGTGGCCGACTTTTACAGGTCAGTGAGCATGGAAACGGGGGAGCATCCCCCATGTTGGGGGGGCTCAGCTCATCCTCGTCACCCTACAGGGCTCATGCCGCTCCTGTTTGCTCCCACCAGGAAATATGCTGCAGTTTGCAGCGCCTGCGAGCACCCCATTGTCCCCTGCGAGGACAAGGACACCTACAAGATCGAGTGCCTGGGACGCAGTTTCCATGAGAGCTGCTACCGCTGTGAG AGCTGCGGGAAGCCCTTGTCACCAGAGCCAACAGAGAATGGGTGCTACCCCCTGGACGACCACCTCCTTTGCAAGTCCTGCCACGTCCGCCGGCGAAATGAGTCATCCTGCTAA
- the FBLIM1 gene encoding filamin-binding LIM protein 1 isoform X2 gives MASVMLPGKAEKRIASSVFITLVPPRREVVTKEKTQRELQPDGAEVPGTPHPQSPPPQRPTLPNGEIRPAAPVPSSPPVLVLTEAPQPLSAEALGPALQQLDLATPTTLQAPSALPAELRLPKFCREQAGKPQWQDANGYPERDSSRDICAFCHKVVGPREPTVEAMRKQYHADCFTCRTCHRLLAGQRYYQRDGRPTCDACYQATLEKCAKCRGLIAERIVRALGKGYHPGCFSCTACGRAIGTESFAVDERDEVYCVADFYRSVSMETGEHPPCWGGSAHPRHPTGLMPLLFAPTRKYAAVCSACEHPIVPCEDKDTYKIECLGRSFHESCYRCESCGKPLSPEPTENGCYPLDDHLLCKSCHVRRRNESSC, from the exons ATGGCTTCAGTGATGCtgccagggaaagcagagaagaggaTCGCTTCATCAGTCTTCATCACCCTGGTGCCACCGCGGAGGGAGGTGGTCACCAAGGAGAAAACCCAAAGAGAGCTGCAGCCAGATGGTGCCGAGGTCCCAGGCACACCTCACCCCCAGAGCCCACCGCCGCAGCGCCCCACATTGCCCAACGGAG AAATCCGCCCAGCGGCCCCTGTGCCTTCATCCCCGCCGGTCCTCGTCCTCACCGAAGCGCCCCAGCCCTTGTCCGCAGAGGCGCTGGGTCCGGCGCTGCAGCAATTGGACCTTGCAACACCTACCACCCTCCAG GCTCCTTCTGCCCTCCCCGCTGAATTGAGGCTGCCCAAATTTTGCCGGGAGCAAGCGGGCAAGCCACAGTGGCAGGATGCAAATGGATACCCGGAGAGGGACAGCTCCAGAG aCATCTGTGCCTTCTGCCACAAAGTGGTGGGACCCCGGGAGCCAACGGTGGAGGCGATGCGGAAGCAGTACCACGCTGACTGTTTCACCTGCCGGACATGCCACCGGCTCCTGGCCGGCCAGCGCTACTACCAAAGAGACGGGCGGCCCACGTGCGATGCCTGCTACCAG GCCACGCTGGAGAAATGTGCCAAGTGCCGGGGGCTGATTGCGGAGCGCATTGTCCGTGCCCTGGGCAAGGGCTACCACcctggctgcttctcctgcacCGCCTGCGGCCGGGCCATCGGCACCGAGAGCTTCGCTGTGGACGAGCGGGACGAGGTGTACTGCGTGGCCGACTTTTACAGGTCAGTGAGCATGGAAACGGGGGAGCATCCCCCATGTTGGGGGGGCTCAGCTCATCCTCGTCACCCTACAGGGCTCATGCCGCTCCTGTTTGCTCCCACCAGGAAATATGCTGCAGTTTGCAGCGCCTGCGAGCACCCCATTGTCCCCTGCGAGGACAAGGACACCTACAAGATCGAGTGCCTGGGACGCAGTTTCCATGAGAGCTGCTACCGCTGTGAG AGCTGCGGGAAGCCCTTGTCACCAGAGCCAACAGAGAATGGGTGCTACCCCCTGGACGACCACCTCCTTTGCAAGTCCTGCCACGTCCGCCGGCGAAATGAGTCATCCTGCTAA
- the FBLIM1 gene encoding filamin-binding LIM protein 1 isoform X3 has protein sequence MRPGNSSHRSGPSMASVMLPGKAEKRIASSVFITLVPPRREVVTKEKTQRELQPDGAEVPGTPHPQSPPPQRPTLPNGEIRPAAPVPSSPPVLVLTEAPQPLSAEALGPALQQLDLATPTTLQAPSALPAELRLPKFCREQAGKPQWQDANGYPERDSSRDICAFCHKVVGPREPTVEAMRKQYHADCFTCRTCHRLLAGQRYYQRDGRPTCDACYQATLEKCAKCRGLIAERIVRALGKGYHPGCFSCTACGRAIGTESFAVDERDEVYCVADFYRKYAAVCSACEHPIVPCEDKDTYKIECLGRSFHESCYRCESCGKPLSPEPTENGCYPLDDHLLCKSCHVRRRNESSC, from the exons ATGAGACCGGGCAACTCGTCACACAG GTCTGGCCCCTCTATGGCTTCAGTGATGCtgccagggaaagcagagaagaggaTCGCTTCATCAGTCTTCATCACCCTGGTGCCACCGCGGAGGGAGGTGGTCACCAAGGAGAAAACCCAAAGAGAGCTGCAGCCAGATGGTGCCGAGGTCCCAGGCACACCTCACCCCCAGAGCCCACCGCCGCAGCGCCCCACATTGCCCAACGGAG AAATCCGCCCAGCGGCCCCTGTGCCTTCATCCCCGCCGGTCCTCGTCCTCACCGAAGCGCCCCAGCCCTTGTCCGCAGAGGCGCTGGGTCCGGCGCTGCAGCAATTGGACCTTGCAACACCTACCACCCTCCAG GCTCCTTCTGCCCTCCCCGCTGAATTGAGGCTGCCCAAATTTTGCCGGGAGCAAGCGGGCAAGCCACAGTGGCAGGATGCAAATGGATACCCGGAGAGGGACAGCTCCAGAG aCATCTGTGCCTTCTGCCACAAAGTGGTGGGACCCCGGGAGCCAACGGTGGAGGCGATGCGGAAGCAGTACCACGCTGACTGTTTCACCTGCCGGACATGCCACCGGCTCCTGGCCGGCCAGCGCTACTACCAAAGAGACGGGCGGCCCACGTGCGATGCCTGCTACCAG GCCACGCTGGAGAAATGTGCCAAGTGCCGGGGGCTGATTGCGGAGCGCATTGTCCGTGCCCTGGGCAAGGGCTACCACcctggctgcttctcctgcacCGCCTGCGGCCGGGCCATCGGCACCGAGAGCTTCGCTGTGGACGAGCGGGACGAGGTGTACTGCGTGGCCGACTTTTACAG GAAATATGCTGCAGTTTGCAGCGCCTGCGAGCACCCCATTGTCCCCTGCGAGGACAAGGACACCTACAAGATCGAGTGCCTGGGACGCAGTTTCCATGAGAGCTGCTACCGCTGTGAG AGCTGCGGGAAGCCCTTGTCACCAGAGCCAACAGAGAATGGGTGCTACCCCCTGGACGACCACCTCCTTTGCAAGTCCTGCCACGTCCGCCGGCGAAATGAGTCATCCTGCTAA
- the TMEM82 gene encoding transmembrane protein 82 isoform X3 → MRMAGMEKIMRCFACMHAFATVQPLAVCDTCGGAAWRKPCIALQPCIPSPLATPVGVTGRLQHREAMHRFAAMHPLATSTAADGAVPLSQGTHSSQLYLLCQYSLGCGVSCGLSFLLEGAPHRTCNLVLAAGLAGLLAAYTRRLARHVCTLYELHSRARYCGICILLLAAGHGIPRLLWNALAITFAVADLAAVVLINRDFLSTAEAARFWMPLTICYTLLVISMQEETRQCTSRRPVYQTVLVRMGGLFILLLTVGRWTDVLHVLISLLGELWCLLRAGVMMEACWQQDFGQQSRLDRRLGSRSEETS, encoded by the exons atgaggatggctGGCATGGAGAAAATAATGCGTTGCTTTGCATGCATGCATGCCTTTGCAACTGTGCAGCCCCTTGCTGTTTGCGACACCTGTGGAGGTGCAGCATGGAGGAAGCCATGCATTGCTTTGCAGCCGTGCATCCCCTCGCCGCTTGCAACACCCGTGGGGGTTACGggcaggctgcagcacagggaagcCATGCATCGCTTTGCAGCCATGCATCCCCTTGCAACCTCCACAGCAGCTGATGGTGCTGTCCCGCTCTCGCAGGGCACCCACAGCAGCCAGCTCTACCTGCTGTGCCAGTACTCACTGGGCTGTGGGGTGTCCTGCGGTCTCAGCTTCTTGCTGGAAGGGGCTCCCCACAGGACCTGCAACCTGGTGctggcggcggggctggcggggctGCTGGCCGCCTACACCCGGCGCCTGGCTCGTCACGTCTGCACCCTCTATGAGCTGCACAGCCGAGCACGTTACTGTGGCATCTGCATCCTCCTTCTTGCCGCCGGTCATGGCATCCCCCGGCTGCTCTGGAATGCTTTGGCCATCACCTTTGCCGTGGCCGATTTGGCCGCCGTGGTGCTCATCAACCGGGATTTCCTCTCCACGGCGGAGGCCGCCCGCTTCTGGATGCCGCTCACCATCTGCTACACGCTGCTGGTCATCTCCATGCAAG AGGAGACGCGGCAGTGCACTAGCAGGCGGCCGGTTTACCAGACGGTGCTGGTACGAATGGGCggcctcttcatcctcctccttacGGTCGGCCGTTGGACTGATGTCCTCCATGTCCTCATCTCGCTGCTGGGAGAGCTCTGGTGCCTGCTCCGTGCCGGCGTCATGATGGAGgcatgctggcagcag GATTTTGGCCAGCAGTCTCGGCTGGATAGGCGGTTGGGATCAAGATCAGAGGAGACGTCCTGA
- the TMEM82 gene encoding transmembrane protein 82 isoform X2, translating into MFSLGSWLPALPGLAWGWALLDALLQGLVGACAVSVLCSLLKVYLYIQCLNDPERQAEKEAIRTQWWVLESLHMVMLTGVLALVGSRVAALVALEFSLRAVSTILSLGKGTHSSQLYLLCQYSLGCGVSCGLSFLLEGAPHRTCNLVLAAGLAGLLAAYTRRLARHVCTLYELHSRARYCGICILLLAAGHGIPRLLWNALAITFAVADLAAVVLINRDFLSTAEAARFWMPLTICYTLLVISMQEETRQCTSRRPVYQTVLVRMGGLFILLLTVGRWTDVLHVLISLLGELWCLLRAGVMMEACWQQDFGQQSRLDRRLGSRSEETS; encoded by the exons atgttttctctggggTCCTGGCTGCCGGCATTGCCCGGGCTGGCATGGGGCTGGGCACTGCTGGATGCACTTCTGCAAG GGTTGGTGGGTGCCTGCGCCGTCTCAGTGCTCTGCAGCCTCCTGAAAGTTTATCTCTACATCCAGTGCCTGAA TGACCCAGAGAGGCAGGCGGAGAAGGAGGCGATCCGGACGCAGTGGTGGGTGCTGGAGTCGCTGCACATGGTGATGCTGACAGGCGTGCTGGCACTGGTGGGCTCCCGCGTGGCTGCACTGGTGGCGCTGGAGTTCTCCCTGCGCGCCGTCTCCACCATCCTCTCCCTCGGCAAG GGCACCCACAGCAGCCAGCTCTACCTGCTGTGCCAGTACTCACTGGGCTGTGGGGTGTCCTGCGGTCTCAGCTTCTTGCTGGAAGGGGCTCCCCACAGGACCTGCAACCTGGTGctggcggcggggctggcggggctGCTGGCCGCCTACACCCGGCGCCTGGCTCGTCACGTCTGCACCCTCTATGAGCTGCACAGCCGAGCACGTTACTGTGGCATCTGCATCCTCCTTCTTGCCGCCGGTCATGGCATCCCCCGGCTGCTCTGGAATGCTTTGGCCATCACCTTTGCCGTGGCCGATTTGGCCGCCGTGGTGCTCATCAACCGGGATTTCCTCTCCACGGCGGAGGCCGCCCGCTTCTGGATGCCGCTCACCATCTGCTACACGCTGCTGGTCATCTCCATGCAAG AGGAGACGCGGCAGTGCACTAGCAGGCGGCCGGTTTACCAGACGGTGCTGGTACGAATGGGCggcctcttcatcctcctccttacGGTCGGCCGTTGGACTGATGTCCTCCATGTCCTCATCTCGCTGCTGGGAGAGCTCTGGTGCCTGCTCCGTGCCGGCGTCATGATGGAGgcatgctggcagcag GATTTTGGCCAGCAGTCTCGGCTGGATAGGCGGTTGGGATCAAGATCAGAGGAGACGTCCTGA
- the TMEM82 gene encoding transmembrane protein 82 isoform X1 yields MFSLGSWLPALPGLAWGWALLDALLQGESPWGWHGDGLGTAWGTLVNHCCLFPTGLVGACAVSVLCSLLKVYLYIQCLNDPERQAEKEAIRTQWWVLESLHMVMLTGVLALVGSRVAALVALEFSLRAVSTILSLGKGTHSSQLYLLCQYSLGCGVSCGLSFLLEGAPHRTCNLVLAAGLAGLLAAYTRRLARHVCTLYELHSRARYCGICILLLAAGHGIPRLLWNALAITFAVADLAAVVLINRDFLSTAEAARFWMPLTICYTLLVISMQEETRQCTSRRPVYQTVLVRMGGLFILLLTVGRWTDVLHVLISLLGELWCLLRAGVMMEACWQQDFGQQSRLDRRLGSRSEETS; encoded by the exons atgttttctctggggTCCTGGCTGCCGGCATTGCCCGGGCTGGCATGGGGCTGGGCACTGCTGGATGCACTTCTGCAAGGTGAGAGCCCTTGGGGGTGGCATGGGGACGGcttggggacagcctgggggaCACTGGTGAaccactgctgccttttccccACAGGGTTGGTGGGTGCCTGCGCCGTCTCAGTGCTCTGCAGCCTCCTGAAAGTTTATCTCTACATCCAGTGCCTGAA TGACCCAGAGAGGCAGGCGGAGAAGGAGGCGATCCGGACGCAGTGGTGGGTGCTGGAGTCGCTGCACATGGTGATGCTGACAGGCGTGCTGGCACTGGTGGGCTCCCGCGTGGCTGCACTGGTGGCGCTGGAGTTCTCCCTGCGCGCCGTCTCCACCATCCTCTCCCTCGGCAAG GGCACCCACAGCAGCCAGCTCTACCTGCTGTGCCAGTACTCACTGGGCTGTGGGGTGTCCTGCGGTCTCAGCTTCTTGCTGGAAGGGGCTCCCCACAGGACCTGCAACCTGGTGctggcggcggggctggcggggctGCTGGCCGCCTACACCCGGCGCCTGGCTCGTCACGTCTGCACCCTCTATGAGCTGCACAGCCGAGCACGTTACTGTGGCATCTGCATCCTCCTTCTTGCCGCCGGTCATGGCATCCCCCGGCTGCTCTGGAATGCTTTGGCCATCACCTTTGCCGTGGCCGATTTGGCCGCCGTGGTGCTCATCAACCGGGATTTCCTCTCCACGGCGGAGGCCGCCCGCTTCTGGATGCCGCTCACCATCTGCTACACGCTGCTGGTCATCTCCATGCAAG AGGAGACGCGGCAGTGCACTAGCAGGCGGCCGGTTTACCAGACGGTGCTGGTACGAATGGGCggcctcttcatcctcctccttacGGTCGGCCGTTGGACTGATGTCCTCCATGTCCTCATCTCGCTGCTGGGAGAGCTCTGGTGCCTGCTCCGTGCCGGCGTCATGATGGAGgcatgctggcagcag GATTTTGGCCAGCAGTCTCGGCTGGATAGGCGGTTGGGATCAAGATCAGAGGAGACGTCCTGA
- the SLC25A34 gene encoding solute carrier family 25 member 34 isoform X2: protein MAAGTGALAPFPGPPSTSLHEFPYPPQSRARVARGSPAGGVPPAIDLVLGATAGCLACVLTNPLEVVKTRLQLQGELQPPGTYPRPYRGVLRAVGAVCRADGLRGLQKGLAAGLLYQGLMNGVRFYCYSHAEDAGWTGYPGGTVAAGAVAGAVGAFVGSPAYLVKTHLQAQTLAAVAVGHQHNHESISGAFKSIYKQHGVAGLWRGVTGAVPRVAVGSAAQLATFTSAKDWVCERQWFREGSWAAVLAGGMVSGVAVAVTMTPFDVVSTRLYNQPVDADGTGKLYRGFLDCILQISSKEGLLGLYKGIGAVYLRLGPHTVLSLFFWDELRKMVQHQQPPGP, encoded by the exons ATGGCGGCCGGTACCGGGGCCctcgcacccttccccgggcccccctccacctccctgcATGAATTCCCTTATCCCCCCCAAAGCAGAGCCCGCGTTGCACGAGGTTCCCCAGCCGGGGGGGTACCGCCGGCTATCGATTTGGTGCTGGGAGCGACGGCCGGTTGCTTGGCCTGCGTCCTCACCAACCCGTTGGAGGTGGTCAAGACGCGGCTACAGCTGCAGGGCGAATTGCAGCCCCCCGGTACCTACCCCCGACCCTACCGAGGGGTGCTGCGGGCGGTGGGGGCCGTGTGCCGGGCCGATGGGCTACGGGGGCTGCAGAAGGGTCTGGCCGCCGGCCTCCTTTATCAGGGGTTGATGAACGGCGTCCGGTTTTATTGCTATTCCCACGCCGAGGACGCCGGCTGGACCGGGTATCCCGGTGGTACGGTGGCTGCCGGGGCCGTGGCCGGGGCGGTGGGAGCCTTCGTGGGCAGCCCCGCGTACCTG GTTAAGACCCACCTCCAAGCCCAGACGCTGGCAGCTGTGGCCGTGGGCCACCAGCACAACCATGAG AGCATCTCCGGCGCTTTCAAGAGCATCTACAAGCAGCAcggggtggcagggctgtggcggGGGGTGACGGGCGCCGTGCCCCGCGTGGCCGTGGGCTCGGCTGCGCAGCTTGCCACCTTCACCTCCGCCAAGGACTGGGTCtgcgagcgccag TGGTTCAGGGAGGGCAGCTGGGCTGCGGTGCTGGCGGGGGGCATGGTGAGCGGTGTGGCCGTGGCGGTAACGATGACGCCCTTCGACGTGGTCAGCACCCGTCTCTACAACCAGCCGGTGGACGCCGACGGCACG ggcAAGCTCTACAGGGGTTTTTTGGATTGCATCCTGCAAATCTCCAGCaaagaggggctgctgggctTGTACAAGGGCATCGGCGCCGTCTACCTCCGCCTCGGCCCCCACACCGTCCTCAGCCTCTTCTTTTGGGATGAGCTCAGGAAGATGGTGCAGCACCAGCAACCCCCGGGGCCATAG
- the SLC25A34 gene encoding solute carrier family 25 member 34 isoform X1, giving the protein MAAGTGALAPFPGPPSTSLHEFPYPPQSRARVARGSPAGGVPPAIDLVLGATAGCLACVLTNPLEVVKTRLQLQGELQPPGTYPRPYRGVLRAVGAVCRADGLRGLQKGLAAGLLYQGLMNGVRFYCYSHAEDAGWTGYPGGTVAAGAVAGAVGAFVGSPAYLVKTHLQAQTLAAVAVGHQHNHESISGAFKSIYKQHGVAGLWRGVTGAVPRVAVGSAAQLATFTSAKDWVCERQHFLQWFREGSWAAVLAGGMVSGVAVAVTMTPFDVVSTRLYNQPVDADGTGKLYRGFLDCILQISSKEGLLGLYKGIGAVYLRLGPHTVLSLFFWDELRKMVQHQQPPGP; this is encoded by the exons ATGGCGGCCGGTACCGGGGCCctcgcacccttccccgggcccccctccacctccctgcATGAATTCCCTTATCCCCCCCAAAGCAGAGCCCGCGTTGCACGAGGTTCCCCAGCCGGGGGGGTACCGCCGGCTATCGATTTGGTGCTGGGAGCGACGGCCGGTTGCTTGGCCTGCGTCCTCACCAACCCGTTGGAGGTGGTCAAGACGCGGCTACAGCTGCAGGGCGAATTGCAGCCCCCCGGTACCTACCCCCGACCCTACCGAGGGGTGCTGCGGGCGGTGGGGGCCGTGTGCCGGGCCGATGGGCTACGGGGGCTGCAGAAGGGTCTGGCCGCCGGCCTCCTTTATCAGGGGTTGATGAACGGCGTCCGGTTTTATTGCTATTCCCACGCCGAGGACGCCGGCTGGACCGGGTATCCCGGTGGTACGGTGGCTGCCGGGGCCGTGGCCGGGGCGGTGGGAGCCTTCGTGGGCAGCCCCGCGTACCTG GTTAAGACCCACCTCCAAGCCCAGACGCTGGCAGCTGTGGCCGTGGGCCACCAGCACAACCATGAG AGCATCTCCGGCGCTTTCAAGAGCATCTACAAGCAGCAcggggtggcagggctgtggcggGGGGTGACGGGCGCCGTGCCCCGCGTGGCCGTGGGCTCGGCTGCGCAGCTTGCCACCTTCACCTCCGCCAAGGACTGGGTCtgcgagcgccag CATTTCCTGCAGTGGTTCAGGGAGGGCAGCTGGGCTGCGGTGCTGGCGGGGGGCATGGTGAGCGGTGTGGCCGTGGCGGTAACGATGACGCCCTTCGACGTGGTCAGCACCCGTCTCTACAACCAGCCGGTGGACGCCGACGGCACG ggcAAGCTCTACAGGGGTTTTTTGGATTGCATCCTGCAAATCTCCAGCaaagaggggctgctgggctTGTACAAGGGCATCGGCGCCGTCTACCTCCGCCTCGGCCCCCACACCGTCCTCAGCCTCTTCTTTTGGGATGAGCTCAGGAAGATGGTGCAGCACCAGCAACCCCCGGGGCCATAG
- the SLC25A34 gene encoding solute carrier family 25 member 34 isoform X3: MAAGTGALAPFPGPPSTSLHEFPYPPQSRARVARGSPAGGVPPAIDLVLGATAGCLACVLTNPLEVVKTRLQLQGELQPPGTYPRPYRGVLRAVGAVCRADGLRGLQKGLAAGLLYQGLMNGVRFYCYSHAEDAGWTGYPGGTVAAGAVAGAVGAFVGSPAYLVKTHLQAQTLAAVAVGHQHNHESISGAFKSIYKQHGVAGLWRGVTGAVPRVAVGSAAQLATFTSAKDWVCERQHFLQWFREGSWAAVLAGGMVSGVAVAVTMTPFDVVSTRLYNQPVDADGTPAPLSPGQALQGFFGLHPANLQQRGAAGLVQGHRRRLPPPRPPHRPQPLLLG, from the exons ATGGCGGCCGGTACCGGGGCCctcgcacccttccccgggcccccctccacctccctgcATGAATTCCCTTATCCCCCCCAAAGCAGAGCCCGCGTTGCACGAGGTTCCCCAGCCGGGGGGGTACCGCCGGCTATCGATTTGGTGCTGGGAGCGACGGCCGGTTGCTTGGCCTGCGTCCTCACCAACCCGTTGGAGGTGGTCAAGACGCGGCTACAGCTGCAGGGCGAATTGCAGCCCCCCGGTACCTACCCCCGACCCTACCGAGGGGTGCTGCGGGCGGTGGGGGCCGTGTGCCGGGCCGATGGGCTACGGGGGCTGCAGAAGGGTCTGGCCGCCGGCCTCCTTTATCAGGGGTTGATGAACGGCGTCCGGTTTTATTGCTATTCCCACGCCGAGGACGCCGGCTGGACCGGGTATCCCGGTGGTACGGTGGCTGCCGGGGCCGTGGCCGGGGCGGTGGGAGCCTTCGTGGGCAGCCCCGCGTACCTG GTTAAGACCCACCTCCAAGCCCAGACGCTGGCAGCTGTGGCCGTGGGCCACCAGCACAACCATGAG AGCATCTCCGGCGCTTTCAAGAGCATCTACAAGCAGCAcggggtggcagggctgtggcggGGGGTGACGGGCGCCGTGCCCCGCGTGGCCGTGGGCTCGGCTGCGCAGCTTGCCACCTTCACCTCCGCCAAGGACTGGGTCtgcgagcgccag CATTTCCTGCAGTGGTTCAGGGAGGGCAGCTGGGCTGCGGTGCTGGCGGGGGGCATGGTGAGCGGTGTGGCCGTGGCGGTAACGATGACGCCCTTCGACGTGGTCAGCACCCGTCTCTACAACCAGCCGGTGGACGCCGACGGCACG ccggctcctctctccccagggcAAGCTCTACAGGGGTTTTTTGGATTGCATCCTGCAAATCTCCAGCaaagaggggctgctgggctTGTACAAGGGCATCGGCGCCGTCTACCTCCGCCTCGGCCCCCACACCGTCCTCAGCCTCTTCTTTTGGGATGA